The genome window CTCTCCTGGTCCAGCACCAGAACCACATCCACCTGGAAGGCTGAGGCACAGTGGACCAGGGCCTGGTAGCCAGAACCCTTCACCCAGCCACAGGTGTTGATGATGCAGCCACCCACACTGGCCTTCCTGTTTTCCTCACAGCGCTGGGAGAACACTTCGGCCAGACACGACGTCAACTAGGAGGGTGagtgggagagaaagatggagcgaaatggagggggagtgagagaaaggTAGAAAtggggaggggcgagagagattATACGCCAGGCAAAATGTCAACCACAAAGTTATGgattaataaactcagcaaaaaaagaaacgtcctctcactgtcaactgtgtttattttcaggaaacttaagatgtgtaaatatttgtatgaacataacaagattcaacaactgagacataaactgaacaagttccacagacatctgACTAACAGAAACTGAatcatgtgtccctgaacaaagggggggtcaaaatgaaaagtagcagtcagtatctggtgtggccaccagctgcattaagtactgcagtgcatctactcctcatggactgcaccagatttgccagttctagCTGTGAGCtgttaccccacttttccaccaaggcacctgcaagttcccaaacATTTCTGggtgggaatggccctagccctcaccctccgatctaacagctctcagacgtgctcaatgggattgagatctgggctcttggctggccatggcagaacactgactgacattcctgtcttgcaggaaatcacacacagaacgatcACACAcagacgacagatttttaccttgtcagctcggggattcgatcttgcaacctttcggctaCAAgtccacgctctaaccactaggctacctgccgccctgaagggtaccacatgagggaggaggatgtcttccctgtaatgcacagcgttgagattgcctgcaatgacaacacgctcagtccgatgatgctgtgacacaccgccccagaccatgacggaccctccacctcgatcccgctccagagtacaggccccggtgtaacgctcattccttcgatgataaacacgaatccgaccatcacccctggtgagacaaaaccacgactcgtcagtgaagagcactttttgccagtcccgtctggtccagcgacggtgggtttgtgcccataggcgacgttgttgccggtgatgtctggtgaggacctgccttacaacaggcctacaagccctcaaaccagcctctctcagcctattgcagacagtctgagcactgatggagggattgtgcattcctggtgcaactcgggcagttgttgccatcctgaacctgttccgcaggtgtgatgttcggatgtaccgatcctgtgcaggtgttgttacacgtggtctgacaCGGCGAGGAtggtcagctgtccgtcctgtctccttgtagcgccgtcttaggcgtctcacagtacggacatggcaatttattgcactggccacatctacagtccttatgcctccttgcagcatgcctaaggcacattaaTGCAGATGAGCAgcgaccctgggcatctttcttttggtgtttttcagagtcaggagaaaggcctctttagtgtcctaagttttcataactatgagcttaattgcctaccgtctgtaagctgttagtgtcttaacgaccgttccacaggtgcatgttcattaattgttcatggtttattgaacaagcatggggaacagtgtttaaaccctttacaatgaagatctgtgaagttatttggattgttacgaattatctttgaaagacagagtcctgaaaaagggacatttctttttttgctgagtttataacctCTATGGTTAGGGTATTAGGTTATCTGTCTCATCTTTCACCTTGTTGTAGAGTTTGATGTTGGTTCCTGGAGTGGTGGAACCAAAGTGGTAGACCAGCGGAGCCTGTACGGAGTACCCCTCCTCCACGTCAGCCGGACGCTCAATACACAGTGCTGACATTGTGCCCGGGACTGACACCTGACAGGAATGCATCATGGTCATCAACATTACTAACCTTAGACACTGCCAGTCAATACAATCACTATATGTAATTATCCTTATTAGCATAATGGCAGTGATAGTAGAGGCAACAGTAGCAATATATtgtatctacaccaccatccacaAACACAAAAGATTAATCTGCCTATATACTATTCTCTGTGCATAGTCATTGGTGCTGATGTAGTTGCTTTGTTGATCTCACCCCACTCTGGCCCACATCCAGCTCCACCAGTGTGGGCCTCCTGCCCAGCCTGACAGCGTAGTTCAGCAACAGCCTGCACACCGTTGACTTCCCCACATCTGTAGGCCCCACCACCATTACCTGGGGCACAATGTTGAAGCAACTTTTACACAAGAGAGCGTACAGTGTCTCTGACCAAGGTCCACTTCTCACACACTAACCCAAGTCcacttctcacacacacaaacactgaccTAAGTCCACTTCACTCAGACAAAaatagacacatacacacacagatgaaCACTGACCCGTGGTCCCCTCTCGTTGTCTCTCTCCGCCTGTCGTCTCATCTGTTCCAGTGCAGTGTGTACGTTCAGGTAGAGCAGCATGGGTGTGTCCTTTGATATGTATGCcacctgggagagagagatttacacaTTTCTGCATATGTCTCTCCTAGCAGTTACAGATAACAATAACAGATGCTTCAAACAAACACATatccctctctattcctctcaTCCATCTGTTACTCGTCGACAGCCTCTCACCTCTGTCTTCCCCGAGAGAGAAACACTACAGCCCTGCCAGGTGAACACAGCAATCTTGGAACCTGGTCCAAACGTGTACTTCTTGTTGCGGTTGAGCTCAGAGCCAAAGACCTCCGCCAATCCTGTGAGCAGCTCCAGTTGCACCTTCTCCCCGGCCTCCACCTCGAACCGCAGCTCAGTCTCCTTCTCCAGGTCAAACCTCGTCCCCCCGCCACCAGCCACCACTCCCTCCTCACCAGTCTTCTCTGGGCCCTCAGTCACCATTGCTGTACAGACAAAGGTCAGATTTAGCCTGAACAACATTTAATACCTCACCGACATGTCTGTTTCATCTCTGCCATGTACTAAGCTCACTCTGGACAGGATTTAGGTGACTGATTATTAGATGCTGCAATGTCAGATTTCAGTGGTGGTCTCTCATAAGTCATGACACAGGATATGAACATCCCTGGAATTACCTTTGATAGGACAAGCATAGGGCAGAGTGCTTTATTTACAAAAACACTACATGACCagttgtatgtggacacctgcttgtcaaacatctaatttcaaaatcatgggcattaatatggagttggtcccccctttgttgctataacagcctccactcttctgggaaggctctccactagatgttggaacattgctgtggggacttgcttccattcacccacaaaagcattagtgaggtcaggcactgaggttgggcgattaggtctggctcgtagtcggcattccaattcatccgaaaggtgtttgatggggttgaggtcagggctctgtgcaggccagtcaagttcttccacaacgacctctacaaaccatttctgtatggacctcactttgtgcatggggacattgtcatgctgaaataagaaagggcctttcccaaactgtttccacaaagttggaagcacagaatcgtctagaatgtatgcTTTGTAcagcattgtatgctgtagcgttaacatttatcttcactgaaactaaggggcccgaaccatgaaaaacagccccagatcattattcctcctccaccaaactttacagttggcactaagcattcgggcaggtagcgttcaccTGGCAATCACCAAACCCAGAATCGTCCgttgactgccagatggtgaagcgtgattcatcactccagagaacaagtttccactgctccagagtccaatggcggcgagctttacaccactccagccgaagctatgcattgtgatcttaggcttgtgtgcggctgctcggccatgaaaaacccatttcatgatgctcccgatgaacaattattgtgctgacgttgcttccaaaggcagtttgttACTTGGTAGTGAGTGCTGCAACTGAGGATTTTTACATGCTACACGCGTctgcacttggcggtcccgttctgtgagcttgtgtggcctaccacttcgcggctgagccgttattGCTCTTAATCATTTCCACTTCAAATTAACAgagcttacagttgaccggggtagctctcacagggcagaaatttgactgacttgttggaaaggtggcatcctatgatggtgccatgttgaatgTCACAGAGCTCTTCCTTAAGGACATTCTACTGCATATGTTGTCCATTGCATGCCTgttctcgattttatacacctgtcagcaaagggtgtggctgaaatagccgaatccactcatttgaaggggtgtccacatacttgtatATATAATGTAGAAGGCTCTGTTATAGGCCATGGCTGGAGGGCACTGTGCCAATCCAATCATTATTCAGCACTTACCATACATGTTGAGAAGCTACAAATGCGTTGATCAAGAGGAGTGTTTCTTTCTACCTTTTTATAGTAACTTGAAAAGGCTAACGTTAGGTACAAACTCCAATATCATGCGAAAAGTAAACAATACTCGAGTGCTCAGAGCTAGATAGATGCAGTTCAATTAGCTCGCTAATGTTAGCGTGTTGGCTAGCTATCTGACAATGCCTGGTTAGAATGGTACCGGCGATAACCTGCTGAATACTAATAACTAATTAGATATTTGTTTGTGACCGCCTTACTACACTTGTTACTTACTTAGAAATAGGGACGTTATAGTTCGTCCTAAGTGTTCAAACTTTCCACCACGACAGACGATTGACACTAGTCGCACAAATATGACGTCATGTTTTATAAATAACTAATTAGCGTTTGCAATTCGGTAGTTAACTCATAAAATTGAAAATATTGGTTGAATTTCAACAAAGTATGAAATCAGGTTGGTTTAAAATGTAGCGCATTTATTTTTGACAGGCACAACTTTATGCACATATTCCATACTTTTCTAAACAAAGAATGACACAGAAGAAGAGTATAGAAACAGTGTTATTCTCCatagaaaaaaatattaaaacacaTTAGACTTAAACAGTGAATACTCAGCAACAGCAGCAAATATATTGTTATCCAGCATTTCCCAAACGGTTAAAGAGTAAACCCCCAGGGTAAACAAGCCAACTCAATGCGTGTGTATCAAGCCACTTTTTGTCACAGTGTGGTCATTATTATGGACAGATATTATTTTTTAAGGTGATACTCAGGGAATACACTGACAGTATACTGAAAATATTTTGTGAACCACCACTGTACAGTAACCTAATAGAGGAAATGTGTTGCACTTCAGAGAGAtaccactagatgtcaccgtgtATCCAGGCCAGAGGAGCTTGACGCTTGGGTCATCAGAGGACAGACTGGGGAGCAACCCCGTTGGTCAGTCCCCATC of Salvelinus alpinus chromosome 4, SLU_Salpinus.1, whole genome shotgun sequence contains these proteins:
- the LOC139574342 gene encoding polyribonucleotide 5'-hydroxyl-kinase Clp1-like isoform X1; the protein is MYAMVTEGPEKTGEEGVVAGGGGTRFDLEKETELRFEVEAGEKVQLELLTGLAEVFGSELNRNKKYTFGPGSKIAVFTWQGCSVSLSGKTEVAYISKDTPMLLYLNVHTALEQMRRQAERDNERGPRVMVVGPTDVGKSTVCRLLLNYAVRLGRRPTLVELDVGQSGVSVPGTMSALCIERPADVEEGYSVQAPLVYHFGSTTPGTNIKLYNKLTSCLAEVFSQRCEENRKASVGGCIINTCGWVKGSGYQALVHCASAFQVDVVLVLDQERLYNELKRDLPHFVRVVLLPKSGGVVERSKDCRRESRDEKIREYFYGFRSALFFPHAFDVRFSDVRIYKIGAPSIPDSCLPLGMSQDDTQLKLVPVTPGRDLTHHVLSVSCADEGEEGAGGVRRGVLESPVCGFIVVTNVDTQAQVMTVLSPAPRPLPRHTLLIMDIRFIDLK
- the LOC139574342 gene encoding polyribonucleotide 5'-hydroxyl-kinase Clp1-like isoform X2; protein product: MVTEGPEKTGEEGVVAGGGGTRFDLEKETELRFEVEAGEKVQLELLTGLAEVFGSELNRNKKYTFGPGSKIAVFTWQGCSVSLSGKTEVAYISKDTPMLLYLNVHTALEQMRRQAERDNERGPRVMVVGPTDVGKSTVCRLLLNYAVRLGRRPTLVELDVGQSGVSVPGTMSALCIERPADVEEGYSVQAPLVYHFGSTTPGTNIKLYNKLTSCLAEVFSQRCEENRKASVGGCIINTCGWVKGSGYQALVHCASAFQVDVVLVLDQERLYNELKRDLPHFVRVVLLPKSGGVVERSKDCRRESRDEKIREYFYGFRSALFFPHAFDVRFSDVRIYKIGAPSIPDSCLPLGMSQDDTQLKLVPVTPGRDLTHHVLSVSCADEGEEGAGGVRRGVLESPVCGFIVVTNVDTQAQVMTVLSPAPRPLPRHTLLIMDIRFIDLK